The DNA segment ATTTGACATACATACAGTAAACTTAATGGGTATTGATGCAAATCGTATTATCGCCATAGTTTTTGCTTTAGGTTCTGCCTTAGCTGCTATTGGTGGAATTTTTTGGGCTGTGAGCTATCCTTCAGTAGAACCTAGCATGGGAACCTTAATAGGTTTAAAAGCCTTTGGAGCTGCAGTTTTAGGTGGTATTGGTTCAGTAGCTGGAGCAGTTTTAGGTGGTTTGATTATCGGTTTTACAGAAGTAGTTGTAGTAGCGCTTTTTCCAGATCTTTCAGGTTTTAAAGATGCATTTGCATTTATATTTTTAGTTTTAATATTATTATTTAAACCTACTGGAATTTTAGGTATAAATTTTGAAAAAAGTAGGTTTTAATTATGAATTGTAAAAAAATTACTCATTTGATATTTTTTATTATTGCTATTGCTATTATTACACTATCCCCCTATTTTCTTAACGATTATAAAGTAGGTATTTTAAGTAATATTGCTATTTTTATTATTTTAGCTGTAAGTTACAATCTTATAAATGGAGTTACAGGTCAATTTTCATTAGAGCCTAATGGTTTTGTTGCAGTTGGCGCTTATATAGCTGCTTTAGTCTTACTTACTAGCGAAAGTAAGATAGATCAATTTTCTTTAGAAGATCCTAGCAGTTTTATTTTAGCAATTCATTCACCAAGTTTTATCATTGCATTATTAGCAGCTGGAATTTGCTCTATGATATTGTCTTTAATCTTAGCTTTTGCCGTTTTTAGGGTCAGAGGAGATTACCTAGCCATTGTTACTTTGGGATTTGGCATTATTATCAAACTTATGGCTATTAATTTTGCATCCATCACAAATGGCTCTTTGGGGCTTAATGATATTCCAAAACACACAACCTTATATTGGAGTGGTGGGATAGCTATTTTATCAGTTATTATTATTTTAAATATCATAAATTCCAAATTTGGAAGAGCTATGAAAGCAGTAAGAGATGATGAAGATGCTGCTTTAGCTATGGGTATTAATACTTTTAAGATTAAGACTTTAGCATTTAGCACTTCAGCATTTTTAGAAGGTGTTGGCGGTGGACTGCTTGCTTGTGCTTTGGCATCTGTTTCGCCTGAACAATTTGACTTTTTATTTACTTTTCAACTTCTTATTATTATTGTTTTAGGAGGTCTTGGATCTACTACTGGCGCTATTATAGGAACTATTTTAGTAATCGGTGGAAGCGAATACTTAAGATTTTTAGATGAAAGTATGAATATTTTTGGTTACGAAACTCCTGCTATGCCTGGATTAAGAATGGTAGTATTTTCAGTAATATTAATCCTAGTAATGCTTTTTGCAAGAAAAGGTATTATGGGAGATAAAGAACTTACAGACTTTTTATTTAAGTTTTCTAAAAGGAATAAAAAATGATTTTAGAACTTAAAAATATTCATAAAAATTTTGGTGGAGTTACAGCTATAGTGGATACTTCATTTTCTATTAAAGAAGGTGAAATTTTTGGACTTATCGGGCCAAATGGTGCTGGAAAAACAACATTATTTAATATTATCACTGGAAATTATAAACCAAGCAACGGTGAAGTTTTTTTTCTTAATAAAAAAATTAATAATTTTAAACCTCATGAAATTGTTCATCTTGGTATAGCAAGAACTTTTCAAAATATCCGTCTTTTTTCAAGCATGAGTGTTTTAGAAAATGTTTTAATTGGTTTTGACCAAAGTATTAAATATAATATTTTTGAAGCCTTCTTACATTTAGGAAGATTTCGCAATCAAGAAAAAAATACCAAGCAAGCAGCATATGAAATACTTGAACAACTTAATATTGCTGATTTAGCTTATGAAAATGCTACAAATTTAAGCTATGGTCAGCAAAGAAAAGTAGAAATTGCGAGAGCTTTAGCTACAAATCCAAAGTTATTATTACTAGATGAGCCAGCAGCTGGTATGAATTCAACCGAAAGCGATGATTTAGCACAGCTAATTTTCAATATAAGAGATACTAAAAAAATTAGCGTTCTACTAATAGAACACGATATGAAATTTGTTAATAAACTCTGTGATAAAGTTATGGTACTTGATTATGGTAAAACTATATTTGAAGGAAAGCCAACAGATGCTGTGCAAAACCCTGAAGTTATCAATGCCTATTTAGGAGATTTTAATGCTAGTTGTTAAAGATTTACATGTATATTATGGCTTGATTGAAGCTGTCAAAGGTATTGATTTTACTATTAATACGGGCGAAATTGTTAGCTTAATAGGCTCTAATGGCGCAGGTAAAACATCTACTTTAAATGCAATGTTAAATTGTGTTAAAAAATCAGGTGAAATCACTTTCTTAGGTTATGACACCCAAAGACATTTACCACATACTTTAGTTCAAAAAGGTATAGCCTTAGTTCCAGAAGGTAGAAGGGTGTTTGTAAATTTAACCATAGAGGAAAACTTAAAAATAGGAGCATTTAATAATGCTGAAAATTATGAACATTTAAAAAATCAAATGTATAAACTTTTTCCAAGACTAAAAGATAAAAGAAATGCTCTTGCTGGAACTTTAAGTGGTGGAGAAGCTCAAATGCTAGCTATTTCTAGAGCTTTGATGAGCGAACCAAAGCTTTTAATGCTAGATGAACCCTCTTTAGGACTAGCTCCAAAAATAGTTGGAGAGGTTTTTGATATTATTGTAAAACTTAAAGAAGAGGGAATAACTATATTGCTTGTGGAACAAAACGCATTTTCTGCTCTTAAAATTAGTAATTATGCTTATGTATTAGAAAATGGGAAGATAGCAATGCATTCACCCGCAAAAGATCTTATCGGAAACGATGAAATACGAAAAAAATATTTAGGAGCTTAAAGTTGAAAAATCAACTCTTAATTTTTGGCAATATAAAAATTTCCATTTTTTTATTTTTATTATTTGCTCTACTTTGTGCCTTGGCTACATTCATAGAAAGTACTTACGACACACCAACTGCATGGGCAATGATTTATGGAACATCTTGGTTTGGTTTTATACAATTACTTTTAGGATTAAATCTTTTAGCTGCTATCTTTAAATATAAAATGTTTAATAAGAATAAAATTCCTCTTTTTATATTTCACGCTTCTTTTTTGCTTATTTTGTTTGGCTCTGCAGTGACTAGATATACAGGATTTGAAGGAAATTTACACATTAGAGAAAATGAAAAAAATAATCTTATTGAAACTTCACAAAGTTATATTTATATAGCTACTTTATATGATGATAAAGTTTATAGTGCTTCAAAATCTGAATATATTGCTAGCTTACCATTTGCTAATAATTTTTCTTTTGATTTAATTTTACCTCAAGATAAAGCTAATGTGACTTATAAAAATTTAATTTTAGATGCTAAAGAAATTTATACTGAAGATAATAATTCTAATCCAATTTTATCATTAATGATTTCACAAAATAACAACGCGAAAGAATTAATTCTCAAAGAAGGTGAAATAGAAAATTTAAGCGGTGTCAATATTTCTTTTTTAAACGATAACACCCCTAGTCCTTTCATAAAAATCGATAAAAATTTAAATATTAGCTCAAGTATTGATTTAAAATTTATGTCGATGGCTGATGGTAAAGAAAATGTTCTCAAAGCTTCGCAAAAAGCAAATACACACGATAAAAGACTATATTCTTTTAATGACATCAATTTTGTTATAAAATTTGCATCTTTACATGGTAAAAAAACTTTAGAAGGCGTCAATCAAGCGCAAGATGAAAGTTTTTTTACATGGTTTAAATCAAGTTGGATAGAATTTGGAAGAAATATTTTAATTTCTTTATTTGGTGAAGCAAAATATTGGAATAATTCTGTATTAAATAATTTTAAAGATTTTGCGCAGAGTACAAAATATATGCCAACCCAGCTCTCCAGCAATGCCATCAACGCTCTAAATTTAACGATTAATTATAAAGGTGAAAATAAAGAAGTATTTTTAATAGAATATAATTCCCCTATACGAGTAGATGTTGCCGGACAAGCATTTTTTCTAAGATGGGGACCTAAAGGTATTGAAATGCCATTTGAAATGTATTTAAAAGATTTTGAATTAATACGCTATCCAGGTTCTATGTCACCTATGTCTTATGCAAGTTATGTTGAAGTTGATAATGGTAATGAAAAATTTGATTATAAAATTTTTATGAACAATGTTTTAGATTATAATGGTTATAGGTTTTATCAAAGTTCTTATGATCAAGATGAAAATGGAACAATACTTTCAGTCAATAAAGATCCTGGAAAAATTCCTACTTATTTAGGATATTTTTTCTTAACTTTAGGTATGTTTTTAAATATCTTAAACCCACATTCAAGATTTAGAATATTAGCTAAATTGGTTAATCAAGATACACTCAAAAAAACTAGCGTAGTATTGTTATTTGCTTTTGTATTTTTTACTTCAACAAAAATTTATGCTATTGAACCCATAACAGTAAACGAACAACACGCAAAAGAATTAGCCACACTAGTAGTTCAAAAATCAGATGGCAGAATGGTTCCTTTTAATACTCTTGCGATTGAAGTTTTAGAAAAAATTCATAAAAGCACTAGTTATGATAAAAAAAGTGCAGAAGCAGTAATTATTTCAATGATTTTTGATGGTGGTGCTTGGTATGATAAAAATGTAATTTTTATGCCAAAAAATAAAATTATTAATGAAGAAATTTCTAAAATCTTAGAAATTAAACCTTCTCTTTATGTTAGTTTTAAAGATTTTTTCACCACTAAAGACTACAAACTACAAAAATATGTTGAAAATGCAAATAGAAAAAATCCCAACCGTAGAAGTGTTTTTGATAAAGAAATTCTCAAGCTTGATGAAAGAGTTAATATACTTAATTTAATTTTTTCTGGTGAAATCTTTAAATTTATACCTTTGCAAAATCATACAAATAACCAATGGTTATCTCCTTATCAAGCATATATCGGTTTAAAAGGCGAAGAAGGTCTAGAAGTACGAAAGCTACTTGAAAATTACTTTAATGCTGTATCTAACTCTATAAAATCTAACAATTGGAAAGATGCAGATGAAGCACTAAATGAAATTAAAATTTATCAAAACAAATATGGGCATGAAGTAATGCCTAATCCAAACAAACTTAAAGCAGAAATATTTTTTAATAAAAGCCAAATTTTTGTAAATCTCACTCCACTTTATTTATTTGCAGGGATATTGCTTCTTATAATTGTTTTTATAAAAATGCTAATGCCAAAAATTCGCATTAATCTTGCTTTTAAATTTATTTATATTGTCAATATTATTGCATTTTTAATTCATACATTAGGACTTGCTTTTCGCTGGTATATAGCAGGTAGAGCACCTTGGAGTAATGCTTATGAAAGCATGGTTTATATAGCTTGGGCATTATCTTTATCAGGAATTTTCTTTTCAAAAAAAAGCCCTATTGCACTTTCTTTAACGTCTATTTTAGCTGGTGTGACTTTAGGAGTAGCTCATTTAAGTCAAATGGATCCACAAATTACTAATTTGGTTCCAGTTTTGCAATCATATTGGCTAACAATACATGTTTCAGTAATTACAGCTAGTTATGGATTTTTAGGACTTTGTGCCTTACTTGGAATTTTTGTTTTAATATTATTTTCTATACTAAAATTTAATGGCAAACATAATGAAAATGTATTAAGAAATATAACAGAAGCTACAAGAATCAATGAAATGGCTATGATTTTAGGACTTTGTCTGCTCACGGTTGGAAATTTCTTAGGTGCCATATGGGCAAATGAAAGCTGGGGAAGATATTGGAGTTGGGATTCAAAAGAAACATGGGCTCTAATTAGTATATTAGTTTATGCTGCTATTTTACATATTCGTATGATTCCTAAATGGGCAAATCAGTATATTTTTGCAATGTGCTCAATGTTTGCATATTGGGTAATTATTATGACTTATTTTGGAGTAAATTATTTTTTAAGTGGAATGCATTCTTACGCAGCTGGAGATGCAGTAAAAATACCTGATTATGTATATTGGGGTTTTATTTTTATGGTAGTATTGAGTATAGTTAGCTATTTTAAAAGATCTTATGCAAAGAAATTATAAGGATATAAATGAGTACTTCTTTTTTAATCATTTTAATTTTCATTTTGATACTTGCCATTGTCTTGGGTATAGTTGCTATAATATTTTTCAATCGTAATGATAAAAACACAAAACAACAAAATTTAAAACCCAATATATCCACTAGTAATATAGAAGATTTTATTTCAAAAGCTAATTCTGCTAAAAATTCTCAAGCTATACATGAATTAATTTTACAATTTTTAAATTCACAAAAATTAAACACTAACTCAAAAGATAAATCCACAAAAATAAAACTTGATTTTGTTAGTGCTATTTCAGCTAATAGCAATGCAACACCAAAAAATATTTCATTTTTAAATAATGAATTAAAAAAGAGATATATGTCTTTAAAAAAAGAAATTGATGCTTATGAACAAATCGGCTTAGCTAAAAGAAAAATGAGAGAAGCTTAATGAAAAATATTAGAAATTTCTCAATCATAGCACATATTGACCATGGAAAGAGTACTCTTGCTGATAGAATAATCAGCGAATGCGGTGCTATTAGCGATAGAGAGATGAGCTCACAAGTTATGGATACTATGGATATAGAAAAAGAAAGAGGTATAACCATAAAAGCTCAATCAGTACATTTAAACTACAAATACAATAATCAAAATTATATACTTAACCTAATAGACACCCCAGGTCACGTGGATTTTTCTTACGAAGTAAGTCGTTCTTTAGCTAGTTGTGAAGGAGCTTTACTTGTAGTAGATGCTTCTCAAGGAGTTGAAGCACAAACTATTGCTAATGTATATATTGCCCTAGAAAATGATTTAGAAATCATTCCAGTGATTAACAAAATCGATTTACCATCAGCTGATGTTGAAAAGGTTAAACACGAAATTGAACATATTATAGGTATTGACTGTTCAAATGCTATCTGCGTTAGCGCTAAAACAGGAATTGGTATTAAAGAACTTATAGAAACAATTATTACAAAAATACCTTCACCTAAAGATAATGATGCTTTATCAACGAAAGCTTTAATTTATGATTCATGGTTTGACAATTATCTTGGTGCGTTAGCCTTAGTGAGAGTTTATGATGGCTGTATTAATAAAAATGATGAAGTGCTTATAATGAGTACAGATAAAAAACATATAGTTCAAGACCTATTTTATCCACATCCTTTAAGTCCTATAAAAACAAAAACATTACACTCTGGTGAAGTTGGCGTGATAGTGCTTGGATTAAAAAATGTTGCCGATGTACAAGTTGGTGATACCATAACACTTACAAAAAATAAAGCTAAGGAAGCTATAGGAGGATTTGAAAAAGCTAAAGCTTTTGTTTTTGCCGGATTATATCCTATAGAAACAGATAAATTCGAAGATTTAAGAGATGCTCTTGATAAACTAAAACTTAATGATAGTTCTATAACTTACGAACCAGAAACCTCATTAGCTCTTGGTTTTGGTTTTAGAGTGGGATTTTTGGGTCTTTTACATATGGAAGTTATTAAAGAAAGATTAGAAAGAGAATTTAATCTTGATCTAATCGCTACTGCACCAACTGTTACTTATGAAGTATATCAAACAGATGGAGAAATATTAAAAATTCAAAATCCTAGTGAATTACCGCCTATTAATAATATTGATCATATCAAAGAACCATATGTAAAAGCTACAATAATCACCCCAAGTGAATTCTTGGGAAATCTTATTACTTTGCTAAATAGAAAACGTGGTATTCAAATTAAAATGGATTATATTACAACTGAACGGGTATTGCTTGAATATGATATACCATTAAATGAAATAGTGATGGATTTTTATGATAAATTAAAATCTTTAACCAAAGGATATGCAAGTTTTGATTATGAACCTATAGAATTTAGAGTAGGTGATTTGGTAAAACTTGACATTAAGGTAGCTGGAGAAAATGTGGATGCATTAAGCATTATTGTTCCAAGTGAAAAAGCTTTAAGTAAAGGCAGAGAATTAGTCAAAGCGATGAAAGAAATCGTTCCAAGACAACTTTTTGAAGTAGCTATACAAGCAAGTATTGGCAACAAAATTATTGCTAGAGAAAATGTAAAATCCATGGGCAAAAATGTTACCGCAAAATGCTATGGCGGAGATATCACAAGAAAAAGAAAATTGCTTGAAAAGCAAAAAGAAGGCAAGAAAAGAATGAAAGCCATAGGAAAAGTTCATCTACCTCAAGAAGCATTTTTAAGTGTATTAAAAATAGATTAATTCTCCTAGTATAACTAGGAGAAATTTTACGCGTTGATATTTAAAGAATTTCCACCCAAATCATTAATTTTTTGAGTTACTTTTTCAATAGCTTTATCAATCGTTTCATGGCTAATATCAGGAAGCTTACCACTCCACATTTTTTCTGCTTGCGCAAATCCTGACTTTAGCCCCTCTAAGCCTTTTTGAAGT comes from the Campylobacter insulaenigrae NCTC 12927 genome and includes:
- a CDS encoding branched-chain amino acid ABC transporter permease, which codes for MNCKKITHLIFFIIAIAIITLSPYFLNDYKVGILSNIAIFIILAVSYNLINGVTGQFSLEPNGFVAVGAYIAALVLLTSESKIDQFSLEDPSSFILAIHSPSFIIALLAAGICSMILSLILAFAVFRVRGDYLAIVTLGFGIIIKLMAINFASITNGSLGLNDIPKHTTLYWSGGIAILSVIIILNIINSKFGRAMKAVRDDEDAALAMGINTFKIKTLAFSTSAFLEGVGGGLLACALASVSPEQFDFLFTFQLLIIIVLGGLGSTTGAIIGTILVIGGSEYLRFLDESMNIFGYETPAMPGLRMVVFSVILILVMLFARKGIMGDKELTDFLFKFSKRNKK
- a CDS encoding high-affinity branched-chain amino acid transporter, ATP-binding protein, with translation MILELKNIHKNFGGVTAIVDTSFSIKEGEIFGLIGPNGAGKTTLFNIITGNYKPSNGEVFFLNKKINNFKPHEIVHLGIARTFQNIRLFSSMSVLENVLIGFDQSIKYNIFEAFLHLGRFRNQEKNTKQAAYEILEQLNIADLAYENATNLSYGQQRKVEIARALATNPKLLLLDEPAAGMNSTESDDLAQLIFNIRDTKKISVLLIEHDMKFVNKLCDKVMVLDYGKTIFEGKPTDAVQNPEVINAYLGDFNASC
- a CDS encoding high-affinity branched-chain amino acid transporter, ATP-binding protein translates to MLVVKDLHVYYGLIEAVKGIDFTINTGEIVSLIGSNGAGKTSTLNAMLNCVKKSGEITFLGYDTQRHLPHTLVQKGIALVPEGRRVFVNLTIEENLKIGAFNNAENYEHLKNQMYKLFPRLKDKRNALAGTLSGGEAQMLAISRALMSEPKLLMLDEPSLGLAPKIVGEVFDIIVKLKEEGITILLVEQNAFSALKISNYAYVLENGKIAMHSPAKDLIGNDEIRKKYLGA
- the ccsB gene encoding c-type cytochrome biogenesis protein CcsB, which gives rise to MKNQLLIFGNIKISIFLFLLFALLCALATFIESTYDTPTAWAMIYGTSWFGFIQLLLGLNLLAAIFKYKMFNKNKIPLFIFHASFLLILFGSAVTRYTGFEGNLHIRENEKNNLIETSQSYIYIATLYDDKVYSASKSEYIASLPFANNFSFDLILPQDKANVTYKNLILDAKEIYTEDNNSNPILSLMISQNNNAKELILKEGEIENLSGVNISFLNDNTPSPFIKIDKNLNISSSIDLKFMSMADGKENVLKASQKANTHDKRLYSFNDINFVIKFASLHGKKTLEGVNQAQDESFFTWFKSSWIEFGRNILISLFGEAKYWNNSVLNNFKDFAQSTKYMPTQLSSNAINALNLTINYKGENKEVFLIEYNSPIRVDVAGQAFFLRWGPKGIEMPFEMYLKDFELIRYPGSMSPMSYASYVEVDNGNEKFDYKIFMNNVLDYNGYRFYQSSYDQDENGTILSVNKDPGKIPTYLGYFFLTLGMFLNILNPHSRFRILAKLVNQDTLKKTSVVLLFAFVFFTSTKIYAIEPITVNEQHAKELATLVVQKSDGRMVPFNTLAIEVLEKIHKSTSYDKKSAEAVIISMIFDGGAWYDKNVIFMPKNKIINEEISKILEIKPSLYVSFKDFFTTKDYKLQKYVENANRKNPNRRSVFDKEILKLDERVNILNLIFSGEIFKFIPLQNHTNNQWLSPYQAYIGLKGEEGLEVRKLLENYFNAVSNSIKSNNWKDADEALNEIKIYQNKYGHEVMPNPNKLKAEIFFNKSQIFVNLTPLYLFAGILLLIIVFIKMLMPKIRINLAFKFIYIVNIIAFLIHTLGLAFRWYIAGRAPWSNAYESMVYIAWALSLSGIFFSKKSPIALSLTSILAGVTLGVAHLSQMDPQITNLVPVLQSYWLTIHVSVITASYGFLGLCALLGIFVLILFSILKFNGKHNENVLRNITEATRINEMAMILGLCLLTVGNFLGAIWANESWGRYWSWDSKETWALISILVYAAILHIRMIPKWANQYIFAMCSMFAYWVIIMTYFGVNYFLSGMHSYAAGDAVKIPDYVYWGFIFMVVLSIVSYFKRSYAKKL
- the lepA gene encoding translation elongation factor 4, producing the protein MKNIRNFSIIAHIDHGKSTLADRIISECGAISDREMSSQVMDTMDIEKERGITIKAQSVHLNYKYNNQNYILNLIDTPGHVDFSYEVSRSLASCEGALLVVDASQGVEAQTIANVYIALENDLEIIPVINKIDLPSADVEKVKHEIEHIIGIDCSNAICVSAKTGIGIKELIETIITKIPSPKDNDALSTKALIYDSWFDNYLGALALVRVYDGCINKNDEVLIMSTDKKHIVQDLFYPHPLSPIKTKTLHSGEVGVIVLGLKNVADVQVGDTITLTKNKAKEAIGGFEKAKAFVFAGLYPIETDKFEDLRDALDKLKLNDSSITYEPETSLALGFGFRVGFLGLLHMEVIKERLEREFNLDLIATAPTVTYEVYQTDGEILKIQNPSELPPINNIDHIKEPYVKATIITPSEFLGNLITLLNRKRGIQIKMDYITTERVLLEYDIPLNEIVMDFYDKLKSLTKGYASFDYEPIEFRVGDLVKLDIKVAGENVDALSIIVPSEKALSKGRELVKAMKEIVPRQLFEVAIQASIGNKIIARENVKSMGKNVTAKCYGGDITRKRKLLEKQKEGKKRMKAIGKVHLPQEAFLSVLKID